A region of the Bryobacteraceae bacterium genome:
GATGAAGCCGCCGGTGCTCGTCCGGGCCGCCGAGGGCCAGAACGGGCTCTTCGGTCCCGCTCCCTCTTCTTCCATCGAGAGAGGCACGACGGCGGGATTGCGGATCTCCCGTTCACCGCGCGGCCATGCCACGCGCAGCGACAGCGGGAAGAGCAGAAGGGCGACCGCTGCGGCGAGAGTCCAGCGGATCCAGCCATGCGACAGTGCTCGCTTCATGTTGCCCAGCTCCCCTGTATGCCCAGCCCTGTCCGAAAGCAGGTATTCAGCGCAGCGCGCGCAGAATGCGCAGCGCCGGACGCGTGTTGTACTTCGCCATCCACTCCCGGTGGGCGGGCGTCGACGGGAACGCCTCACCCGGACCGTACGGATAGCCGCTCATGCCGTGGAACGGCAGCGGTTCCACGCTTTGCGAGAAAGCCGTATTGGCATCGCGGTCCTTGGCCCAACCGTCCACCTTCAGCACCCAGTCGCGCTTCCAGCCGGCGGGCAGCGGCGGCAGGGACCGCGCATCAAACTCCAGTGCCAGCTCGTCGCCCGACCCCATGATCACGAGGCGGTCGTCAATTTCCGTCACCAGTTCCCGCACGTCGCCGAAACGCGTGTAGCGGCCCGGGGTCGGGTTCCATGGGGCGCGCAGCGAAACCGGCTCGTAGAAAAACTGCTCCGGCTGACGGCGCAGCGGATGAACGATGTGTTTTGAGAACCCGCGGAAATGCAGGTCCGCGTTGAGCGGCAGCGCGGTGGCCAGCCGCGCATCGGGCGCAGCCGAATTCTCGATGAGAAAGATCTCGTCCCAGTACAGCGCCACGTTGGTGACGATGCGGAGCTGGCGGGATTTTCCGGGGAATTTTCCGGTCAAATCGACAGCTATGGTCTTGGGTTTTCCCGCGGGCATGCCCATGTCGTCGAGGATGGTCACCCACTGGCCGCGGTCGTCCCGCGCCTGGAGCAGTGGAGGTACAAGGCCCTCAGGCGTCGATTGCGCCTGCTGAAGGAACGTCGAACCATCGGCCCAGTCCACCCATCCGTTCAACACGAGCACGGCACGGTTGTCCGGCGCGGTGGCGCCGAAGTCGAGTTCAACCGTGTACTTCTGCGCGACGCCGCGGAAATCGCGGGCAAAACTGTCGATGTAGCGGCGGTCGCGCCGCAGTATGCGCTCGGTGACGTCGTGCCGCCCGTCGAGCAGGGCGCGCTTCGGATACACGCGCCGCGTGGCGCCGAACAGACGGAATTCGGGATAGGGCGGCGATTTCCACTTGTCGTTCGTGAAAATCTCGACGTTCGCCGGATGGTCAACAGCGATCAATTCGACCTGGTCGAGGTAGGTGACCTCGGCGAGTTCCTCGGTGATGCGCACGTGAAGTCTGCCGCCCCGGGGCTGAAGGCGCTCACCGTCGATCCACACATACTCGTCGTGATCGACCGGGAAGTATTTGCCGTCGCCGGCCGAGGCGCCGAGCGGGGCCACTCCGAGCACGTCGGTGATGAACTCGAAGCCCTGTCCATTCCAGGTCCAGATCATCGGGCAGGAGCCCGAGAGCCGCTGCGCTTCCTGGAATTTCAGCGTGGCGCCCGCCTTCTGCTTCACTTCGTTCTGGATCAATCCATTGGGCCAGGTGATCCGAACCGTGTCGATCGTGTCGAAGTCCCGCAGCCCGAACGTCAGCGGCACGCCGCGATAAAGCAGCTTCTGATAAAACGGCCCGGACTTGACCTCCACCTCCGAGTTGAAGGCGAGTTTCAGGTTCTTCACTCCGACGATGTGAACCCGCGCCCACCGGTGGGCCGTCTTCGTTTCATTGCGGAGCCGCCACAGTCGGCCGCCGGGATCCGCCACCGCGAGGTCCACCCGGCCGTCGCCGTCAAAGTCCGCAGCGGCCAGCGCGGCCGCGTCGGCGGACAGACCGGGCGCTTCCCGCGGTTCATCAAACCGGCCGCGGCCGGCGTTGCGGTGTTGACGCCCACCAGCCAGAACGTCGAGCACGCCGCGGTTTTCAACATCGGCAAGTGCGGCCGGGCCGCGGGCGGTCCAGGCCAGCGCCTCGAATCGCCCGTTCCGGTTCAGCGCCGCCCCGCCGTCCCAAACCAGATCGAACGCCGAATCGTTGTCGAGGTCGGCCGTCTGAAGCCGGCGCGCGCCGGCGGGCACGGCCGGAAGGTCGGCCGCATCGAAAAAGCCCCCGAGGCGGTCGCGGTAGACCATGGCCGGGCGGTCCGCATAGCTGACAACAATGTCGTGCGACTTCGTGTCGGGGATGAGACGAGTGACCACGGCGGAAACCGCCCGGCCCGCGACGAAAGGAATGTCGGATGTCCGGTCGGCGAAACCCGCAGGGAGCTGGTTTCGCAGAAGCACGGTTTTATCGCCAAACAGGATCAGATCCTGGTCATAATCGTGGTCATAATCCACCCACAGCGCGGCCTCAAAGCGGCCCTGGGGCAGCGGAAATTGCGTACGCTCATAACCCTTCGGCGTGTTGTGCAGGACGACCGGCCCTTCAGCGGCGAGCACGCAAAGGTCGGGCCGGCCGTCGTTGTCGTAGTCGCCCACCGCCGCCGAAAACGCGCCCTTCACGGACGGGAAAAAGCCGGCGGGAGCCGGCTGCACCCCCTGACGGAAGAGCCGAAGTCCCATGGAGGAGACCACCAGCAGATCGGCCTGGCCGGATCCGTCGAAGTCCAGTACCACGAGCTGCGGGTGATCGCCGGCCGCGGCCGGCAAAGGATCGGCGGCGAAGCGCAACTCGGCCGGAGGCGCGGCCGGCGGCTCCGGCTGAATGGTCTCGTAAATTTCCGAGTACAGGCTCCATTCCACGTCTTCATTTCCGGTGCCTGCTTCCTCATGGCGGCGCTTTAAATCCTGAAAAATGGCCAGTTGTTCCCTGGCTTTCTCCTGGTCTCCGCGCTGGCGATAGTAGTTGAAAAGCTGGAAATGGGGAGCGGCGAAATTCGGATCGAGTCTCGCTGCGAGCCCGAATTTCGCGTTTGCCTCATCGATACGCCCCTCGGCCTTGTACAGGACGCCGAGGTTGTAATGGGTGATCGGCTCGTCCGGCACCAGCCGTGCCATCTGTTCCAGTTGCTGGATGGCTTTCTGCGACTCTCCCAGGCGTTTGTACTCGATGCCCAGATTGAACCACGTGTGCGGAATGGACGGGTCTTTCTTCTGGACCTCTTCGAGAACGTGGATTCCGTCCTGCACCTTCCCGGCGCGCAACAGCGCCAGGCCGTAATTGAGCTGGTCGACCACCGAGGCCGGATTCATTTCCACCACCCGGCGGAACACTTCCACGGCCTCGTTCTGGGTGGTCGGATTTTCGTAATACGCCTTGCCGAGCGTGCGCAGGCGCTGGAGCCGTTCCTGGCGCTGTGCGTCGCCGGGCTGGGCGGACGTGGCAAGAAGCCATGCAAAGAGCGCGCTGGCAACGGCGGCGGCAAGACCCCTCAGTCTCATCTAGACCATATCGTCACACTTCGCCGCGCGGCGTCAATAATGCAAATCTGTTAGGCGCCTGACCGTATCGGCGCTTTATAGGAAAATGAAAGCAACGGCGTTGGAGTCCGCCGCAAACCGCCCCACTGGCCGGGCAGATGACTCCTACCCCCGGTTGCCTCGCTCGCCACTCGGTGCGCCGAGGCGGCCCGGGCCAGCCGCGAAGGAGAACGAATGGACGGGGCGGTCCGGTTCAACGAATCGCAGCGGCGGCGCATTCTTGCCAACGCCGAATACGCTGATCGGCTGCTGGCGGACATCGAGAGCATCCTCGCCGGAGCCGAAGCGGGCCGGCTGTTTCCGCGGCACGAGCCCGATTTCACTCCTCAGCAGGCGCGTTTGATCCGTTCCTCGATTGCGCTGTTCCGCCGTCAGTTGGGACGCTTTCTGGAAGCGGCGCGCATGGGTGGCGACAGCCGCCGGCCGCGATTTGGAGCGCTGCACTCCATCCTGACGACTCTTGCCTTCGTCCGTGTGGCGGTGGAAGAGATCTCGCCTGAGCATCTGCGCGGCTACGGCACGCTGCCCGCCGAGAGCGAAACGGCGTTACACGGTCTTTGCAATGAGCTGGAGGGGCTGGTCACGACGCTGGAAAGCGAGCTGTCGCGGCGCACCGGCGCGGACCTCGAGTCACGGCTCGCGCGCATTTCGGATGCCTCGCTGGCAGGCCTGCTTCAGACGATCGGGCGGATCATCGCTGAGGAAGAGCTGCCCGAATTCCGGCAGCCGCTGGAACGGCTGCTCGAAAAGCTCGAGTCGCCTTCTTACGAAGTCGCCGTCTTCGGGCGCGTAAGCAGCGGCAAGTCCTCCCTGCTGAATCACCTGCTCGGCGCGGCCGTGCTTCCGGTGGGCGTAACGCCGGTGACGGCAGTGCCGGTGCGCATCCGTTACGCGGAGCAGCCCGCGCTGACCGTGCGTTTTGCGGGCAACCGCGTGGAGCGTCCGGGCGTGGACCAGATCGCCCTGTATGCTTGCGAAGATCACAACCCGGGCAATCGCCGCGAAGTGCTCCAGTTGTTGCTGGAGCTGCCCAGCCCGATTCTGAGCGACGGCGTTGTCTTTGTGGACACGCCTGGGCTTGGCTCGCTGGCGACGGCCGGAGCGGCGGAGACGCTTTCCTATCTGCCGCGTTGTGACCTTGGCCTGTTGCTGGTGAGCGCGGTGACGCCGATCAACGAAGAAGATCTGGCGACCCTGCAGTTGCTGAACCGCGCCGGCACGCCGGCGGTGGTGCTGGTGAGCAAGGCGGACCTCATCGCTGCCGGCGACCTCGAGCGGGCGTTGCAATATACCGCCTCTGTGCTGGCCAATGAGACGGGAGAGGCGCCGCCAGTGGCGGCGGTCAGCGTGGCGCCCAGCCACCGCGACCTCGTTGAGCGGTGGAAGGCCGAAAGGCTCCAGCCGCTGCTTGACCGGCACCGGGAGTTGGCAGCGCAATCGCTGCGGCGCAAAGCGCTGGCGCTGCGCGAGTCGGTCATGGCCGTGCTGCGCGGGCGTCTTCAAGGCACGGTGAAAGCTCCGCGTCCGGCGCTGGAACGGGCCGAAGACAGCCTCCGGCGGGCGGCCGCCGGCCTGGAGACGGCCCGGCGCGAGGCGTTGGACACGGCGGACGCACTGCGGAGCCAGGCGGCGCAGGCGTTGGCGCTCACGCTGGAAAACATTCAGGCCCAGGGGCCGAAGCAGGCTACCGAGGCGCTCCGCACAGCAGCGTTGCGCGTCTGCGACGCCGCGGCCAAGGCCATCCAACGGCGGCTGGAGCAATGCTGTTCCGAGATCTCCGCGGCCGTAGTCGCAGCACGCAGCGTCCTGCGGCCAAATTCTGGCCCTGAGGAACCGGGCGTGAACTGTGAGGAACTGCGGGGGCTGCCCGTACCAGCCATGGATGCACTTCCCGCGGATCTGCGGCTGCCTGCCATTGCGGCACTGCCCGTGGCGGGCCGCTGGCTGAAGGCCGCCGCACTGCGGAAACAGGCCGGGAAGGCGCTGGCAAAGACACTGGAGACTTATGCGCGCAGTCTCGAGTCGTGGGCGTTCGGACGTTTCCAGACTTTACAACAGCAGTTTGACGCCGAGGCGGGCGTCTACCGGGCCGAAATTGCGCGGCTCCTTTCGGCAGCGGAGGCCGAGGCCAGCCGGCGGCCGCGGCTCGAGCAGCTTTTGGCCGAGCTGGAGCAGGCATACAGCCCGGAGGCGACTGCTTCCGCTGAGGAGAGGCTCACGCCAGATGCGTGAGCGTGTCGATCCATAGCGGCGCGAACAGAAGATGCCCGTGATGCCAGTATTGGGGCTGCGCGGCCAGCCGGCAGAGAGTGACGATCCGGCCGGGATTGCCCGCGGCGGCCTCCAGCGCCTGTGTGCGGAAAGCCGCCAGCGGGCCGCGGGGATGGAGACAGAAGACGCGAATGGCTTCGTCGAGCAGCGCCTCCGAGTCCGCGCGGGCCAGCGGCCGCAGCACGATGTGCGTGCGGGGATCCCAAAGCAGGCTGGCCAGGCGCCCCAGCTGCGCGCGATCCTCGGCACAAACTACGAGTCCGCAGCCGTCGATCCACAGAACGCGTTCGAAAAACCGGGCCACGCGGGCGCCGGCCGGAGCGGGGTCTTCGATCCAGATCCATCGTGGCCGCGCCTCAAGCGCACGCAGGACCCGCGACTGCAACACCTGGCTTGTGGACCGCCGCGTGGAGGAGGCCGGCGCCCGGCCGCCGGACATCTGATCGAGGAGTTGCCGCGCCAGTTCCATGAGCGGCCCTGGCGAAGACAGGATGAGCGGCTCCACGCCCGCGGCCTGCGCCGCCTCGGCCACAAGGCGCGTCTTGCCCATGCCCCGCGGCCCCAGCACCAGCGCCCGGCTCCCCTGACGGAAAAGCGCGGCCAAAGCGTTCCGTTCTTTGCGGCGGCCGACCAGCGGCAGCGGGCTGAAGGACGCGCGGCGAGCCTCAGGGGCTGGGAGGATTGCCGGCATGGGATGGCTTCTCCACCCGGATGACATCCACTGCGGAGACTGCGATCATTCCGGTGTCGATCATCGGCTCCACGGCGGCGATCAACCGGTCCACGGCCTCCGCGTTGTCCACGACAACGACCACGACCGGCTCGTCAGCGCGGGTCAGATTGCGCTTCGCCCTCGCTCCCGGCGCATCGCGACCCAGCAGAGTCCCCATGGCGAGCTGCGCCACCGTGCCAACCACGATCTCAGACAGGGCCGTCGAGATGCCCGCCCAGTGCGCTGCAAGCACCGCCAGAAGCGCCAGCAACAGCCACAACGCCGCCGTGAACCCCACTTGTTCCATACAGTCCCGCCTCCGTTTTGTAAAACTGTCGGGGAAACTCTGCCGGGCCGGCCAACGACCCCGCAGCCCCGTGCAGGAGTCATTGGCCGTTGTTGGCAACGGCGGGAAGCGGACTCCACCGCTTTCGGAAAATTTCCGATTCGATCATAAGCCCAATTCGCCCTCCAGTCAACGGCTCAACGCTCCGGTCTTTTCCACCAGCCGCAGCACGGAGTCGTCGGTGTCCCACTGAGCGACCTCATCCAGCCGGATCCAGCGCACGTCACGCGACTCCGGACTGACGACGGGCCGGCACCCGAGCGGCGCTTCGGCCAGGTAGCGGATGTCGTAGTGAACATGCGCAGGCTCGGCGCCGCGCGCGGGAATGTGGTGCGCATCGACATCAAAAACGGCCGTCGAGACGAGCCGGGCGCGGATCCCCGTTTCTTCCAGCACTTCGCGCAGTGCGGTGGCGGCGACGTCCGGGTCTCCGTCACAGTGTCCGCCGGGCTGGAGCCAGCGATTCAGACGGCGGTGATGCACGAGCAGCGCATGCGTGCGCTCCGGGTTCACCACCCACGCCGAGCCGGTGACGTGACCTTCAGCCAGCGTACGCTCGAAGCAATCCTCATGGGCTTCGACAAAGGCGACAATACGCGCCAGCATCGCCGCTTCACGGTCGTTCCACGGCCTGTGCGCCCGCAGCGCGGCCAGCAGATCCTCGCGGGTCCTCACCGGTAGAGCCTCACGTTGTCAATTTCGAGCAGCGCTTTCCGGCCGGCCGGACGGGCGATGACAAATTCGAGAGAAATTGCTTCTTTCAGGTCCGCCTTGCCCAGCGTGGCGAAGGGCAGGCGGACGCGCCGCCATTCGGGCCCGGCCTCAAACGGCGTTTGCGCTTCCCCGCCCCGCCAGCGCAGCAGAAGCTGGCAGGCGCCATCGCCGCGCGCATCGAATTCCACTCCCTGCCAGCCGCTCAGGTCCACCGGCAGGACGGCGCCTTTCGACAGCGGAAGCACCATCGCCGCCAGCGGGCGGTCCTTGTCGCTCATCTCGGCCAATATGGTGAGGCATCGGTTGCCAGGCGCGCGCTCGGGGAAATGGTAGGACATGCGCGAATGGTCGAGCCCGGAGTCGGTGCGGTTCACCCAAAGCGTGCCGAGCCGGGAGCGGCCGTCGGCGGAGTCAAAGTCATCAAGAAGCTCCGGCGCCGTGCCGCCGGTCAGCGGAAGGGGCGAAGGACCGGGCCGCTGCACGGCGGCCATCAGTTGCGCCCGGTTCACTTCCCTGCCTCCCAGCCACACGCGGCGCAGGCGGCGGATCTCGGCAATGCGCTCGTGCGGCCTGCCCTCAACGAGAATGAGATCCGCCAGTCGGCCGGGCTCGATCACGCCGCGGTCTTCCAGCCCGAGCAGCGACGCGCTCTGCGACGTGGCCGCGGCAATCGCCTCCAGCGGCGTGAATCCACAGTTCACCATAAGCTCCAGCTCTCGCAGCGTGGATTCACCGTGCGGCGTGCCCGGCATGCCCGCATCCGTACCCGCGCCAGCGAGCAGGCCCGACTGGCGCGCCAGCGCGCAGTTGGCCATCAGGTGCGCCCAGCGCCGCTGCCGCGCCGGATGAACCTTCGCGCCTTTCGGCTCATAGACGGCGAGCGTCTGCACATAACCAGTGTGGTTGGCGAGCATAAGGCCCACTGTCTCCGCGTCCAGCACGCCGTCCCCAATGCCGTGGATGATGATGTCTACGCCCGCGCGCGCGGCTTCGCGGGCGCGCCGCACCGTCACCGTGTGCGTCACCACCTTCAGCCCGTTCAGGTGCGCTTCCTCGACCAGCGCCCGCAGCGTCTCCTCGTCCATCGACGTCATGTCCGGATCCACGCCGTATCGCCAGCCGTCAGTGAACACCTTGAGCAAGTCAGGCCGGTAGGGGATGATCCGGCGGACGGCGTTGCGCGCCTCGCGAGGCGTCAGCACCATCTGCGTGTGGAAATCCCCGCGGCCTCCCTCCATGCCGTGGCCGAGCGGTGTGGCGAAGCGGGCCGCCATCAGCACCCGAGGAGCTTCCAGGCCCGCGGCCAGCAGTCGGCGCATCGGTTCGAACTGCTCCGGATAGGTGCTCAGATCGACCACGGTTGTCACACCGTGCGCGAGGTACAGCTTCAGGACCTTCGCCCAGTCGAGATCCTTGCCGCCGCCGGCGGCCAGCAGGTGCGTGTGCAGATCAAAGAGGCCCGGCAGCACCGTGGCGCCCTCTGCCTGGATGACGGGCAGGCCGGCCGGAATCGGCACGCTTTCTCCCACGGCCGCGATGCGGCCGTCTTCGACAACCACCGTGGCCGGCCGGGCCGGGGCCCCGCGGCCGTCGACCACAATGGCCCCGGTGATCGCAAATCGCTGCGCCCAGACGGAGGCAGCCAACCACAGGACGGCAAACAGGAGCCGGCGCGTCATCCCTCTATTTTGTTCGAACGCGGCTGTCGGCATCGGCGGCCGCCCGCCCGTGGCATGGCTTGGTTCAGAGCAGCCGCGTCACGCCGGGCGTGAACACGGGATAGCTGCCGTCAGCCTGGGGCCAGACTGGCGGTTCGGTGTTCTCGTGCACATCTTCCGGCCGTGGCGGGTAGTAGAAATTCGAATTCCGCACACGCTCCCAGGCGAGCTCCTGTCCTGTGTAGCAGGCCAGTTGGCCCATCACGGCGATCAGCGTCGACCGGACCATGTAGTCGCCATTGTTGAGCGGCTTTCCCGCGCGAATGGCCTGGAACAGGGCCGCGTGCTCCAGATCGTAGGCGTTGTTTTTCGACGGGGGCTGGGCGCTGGACCAGTTCGTCTCGCCGGTGATGCGCAGGTTCAGCAGGTCGCAGCGGCCTTTGGCTCCGAGAATCAGCGAGGAATTTTCGTTGTAGCAGTTGTCAATGGTTCGGCAATATGCATAGACACGGACGCCATCAGGAAACTCATATACAACGGCGTGATGGTCGAAAACAGACCCGAATTCTTCTCCTCTGAGAGTGGATCGTCCGCCCATGCCCCAGCACCGCAGCGGCGCGACATTTCCCAGGACCCAGGAGGCGCGGTCCAGATTATGGATCAGAGTCTGGGGCACATCGTCGCCGGAAAGCCAGTGAAAATGATACTGATTTGAGGTTTGAAATTCCAGTTCTTTCTGCTTCGGCCGGCGCTGCCGGACGACATAGGGCGGCCGCAGCCAGGTTTCCTGAATGGCGACGATTTCGCCGATCATTCCGGCGTGCACTTTTTCGATGGTCTCGATATAACCGGGGTGATACCGCGACTGAAGCCCGCTCACCACGCAGAGACCTTTCTTCCGGGCGAGCTCGCAGGCCTCTTCGACGGCCTTTACGCCGGCGGGATCAATGGCGTGCGGCTTTTCGACGAAGACGTGTCTGCCCGCCTCAATCGCGGCTCTCAGATGCAGTGGATGAAACTTCGCCGCATTGGCGATGATGACAACGTCGCTGGCCTCGATCACCTGCCGGTATGCCTGGAAGCCGGTGAAGAGACGGTCGTCAGGCACATCCACCTGATCCGGGAATCTGAGCTTCAGCGACGTTCGCTTCTCCTCACAGCGGTCGCGCAGGATGTCGGCCAGGGCGACGACACGGACGTCCTTGCCGGCGCGCATGGCATTCATCGCCGCCGCCTCGCCGCGCCCGCCACAGCCGATCACGCCCACGCGGATCACTCCGCTTCCCCGGACATGCACGCTGAGGCTGGCCGGAAGCCAGGCGGCCGAAGAAGCAAGAAATGAGCGCCGCGTGGCGCCTTCGAAATGGATGTCGTGCATGAGGCCTCCTGTTGCGGCCGCGATTCTACCGCAGCAGCGCCACGGGCGCCTCCCCCCGGGAACGGAGGTTAGCGGAAGGCGGCTTCGCCTGTCGCCCATTCCCAGCCGGTTCTCGGCGTGCGCGCGAGCCACCGGGAGGCCTCCGGCTGATTTTCGAAATCCTCGCGGCGCGCGTCCCAGCGCAGCTTGAGGCCGGTGCGCAGGCTGATGTTGCCAAGGTGAGCCACAGTCGTCGCACGCTGCCCGGCCTCAGCATCCACAGGAGGGGGCCGCAGGCCGCGCACTGCATCGAGAAACGCGCGCGCGTGCTCGGGCGTGGCATCACGGGCGCCGGCGTGCCGGGCTTCCGTTCGGAAGCGCGGCGCTGCAATTTCAGCCGCGTTGATCAGCGGCTGGAGCTCCGGGATGATCTCAAAGCCCACCCGGTCGGCCAGCAGCGTACCCTCGGTACCGTAGAAGGCCATGCCGTTGGGGCGGTCAAATGGCCCTCGTGCGTTGTAATAACGCATGTCCGGCGAGCGCAGTCCCAATCCCAGCCCGTTGACCAGAAGACATTCGTATTGGAGGACGAAGCCGGGATATTCATACGTCACCACGAGCACATCGGGCATCTGGCCGGCATCCATCCCTTGCTGAAGGACGTACCGGCCGCCGCATGCCGTGACCGTGAAAGGAGCGTCGACACCCATGACCTGGTGCACGGTGTCGAAGCGGTGTGTGCCGAAATCCGTGATGTAGCCGCCGGAGTAGTCCCAGAACCAGCGGTAGGTGCCGAGGAAGCGCTTCCGGTCGAAAGGCGCCAGCGGCGCGGGTCCGCAGTACATGTCCCAGTCCAGCCCGGCCGGCGGTTCGTCGGGCTCGGCCGGGCCGATGCCGTGCGGAGTCATGTTGACGCAGTTCCAGGCGCGCACGAAGTGAACGCTGCCGATCCGGCCTTCCCGCACCATCGCCGCGCACTGTTGAAAATGCGCGGCCGAACGGTGTTGGGTGCCGGGTTGGACGATGCGCCTCCAGCGCCTGGCGGCCTGCACGATCGCGCGGCCCTCACGGATCGAGTACGCCAACGGCTTTTCGACATACACATGTTTTCCTGCCGCGCAGCCCGCCACGGCTGCGCCGGCATGCCAGTGGTCGGGCGTCGCAACAAGGACCGCGTCAATGTCCGTGCGCTCAAGCAGCCGACGGAAGTCCTGGAAGACGGCGGTAGCCCCGCCACTTTCCCGGCGGAGCCGCTCCGCGTTGGGCAGGTACACGTCGGCGGCGGCCACGACTTCCGCGCCGGCCTCGCGCATCCAGCGGGTCACATAGCGGCCACGGGCGCCGCACCCAATGACGCCCAGCCGAACGCGTTCGTTGGCTCCGGCCACACGGGCGGCTGCGGCGGCCGTCCAGGCGAGCATGGTCCGCCTCCGCATGATTCTGCTATCCTACAACGCGCGCGGCGGGTCGGCGACAGGCCGCCGTTGCGGCTGCGCCTGAAGGGCGCCGGCGCATTGCGAATGCCTGGGTCGATCAGTTACATTGGTGTACGGTGAGGTGCGAGAGTGGTTGAATCGGGCGGTCTCGAAAACCGTTGTACCCGTAAGGGTACCGTGGGTTCGAATCCCACCCTCACCGCCACGCCAATCCTACATGATTCCGTTGAAATGATCTGCTGAGAGAGCTGGGCTCTTGGTGTCTGTAAATTTGCGAAAACCGACACCAAGGGCTGGCTCCCATGAAGCTCCGCAAACGCGTTCGTCTGCTCAAGAAAGTCCGTCTCGCCTCCGGCCGTTGGCAGTTTGTGTCGCTGCCGCGCAAGGGCGCCAGTTGGGTCTGGGATCCTCGACCGGGGCAATGGGATGGTGTCCCTACCGCAGTTGAAAGTTGCGCAGCGGTTCATGATTAGTTTACGCCACCGCCTGCCGGGTGGCTGGCTGCAATCCATCAAGGATTGCCTTCAAGGCCCACAGGTCCCGATAGCCCATAATCTTTCGAAACGATTTTTCGATTTCTAAGAAGGCCGCGGCCGACCAACGCGCCGCCATGCCCGTCCGCCAGCGGCACACGCGACGCGTGCGATCGCGGACTCCGGAATGCGGATTATCGACAATGTTGCTGGTCGCCAAGCATCGATGCAGCGAGGGCAGAATATCCAGCCGGTTGATGGTGAAGCATTCCTCCAAGCCTTCCAGCAGCGCCGCGGCGGCATCCGGATAATCCTGTTCCAGCCAGCCGGCGATCTGGCGAAACTTGGCCATGCCGTCTTTCTGGTTCATCTTCCAGGCGGCGCGCATCAGCGAAGCCGTCTGCGCTTGCTGATGGCGCGGCAGCCGTCCGAGCACGTTGCGTAGTTTGTGATTTCTACACCTTTGGACGGGCGTCTCCGCGCCGAACACCGCGTTGATGGCCGTGCGCAGCGCTTTCGAGCCGTCAATGACGAACAGGCGCCGGCGTGAGGGATCGACCCCGTGATCCACCAGATGCTGGAGCAGATCCTTGGCGGCTTCGGCATTCTCGGTGGCTCCTTCGCGCAACCCCAGCACGTGCTTGCGGCCCTGAACATCCACGCCCACCGCGGCCAGCACACACTGATCCTGAAACTTCATGCCATCGATGTAGATGATCAGCAGATCGACCTCATCGAAGCGCCGTTCCATGAGTTGCTTCAGCGCGGCTTCGGAGGCCTCGATGGCTTCCCGGCTCACCGTCGATTTGGATACGCCCACCGTGTCGGCCATCTCCGCAATCACGTCCCGATATCGGCGTGTGGAAACACCGTTCAACAGAATCTGAAGCATGCGTCGGCCGGTGGCGTCCTGCTGCATGGCTTCGTAGGCCGGAATCGGCACTTCCTTGTTGGCCCCGCGACCTTTCTTCCGCAGACGCGGCTTGTTCACCTTGAGCTGGCGCTCTTTCAGACGCACGCGGCCGGGCTGCGTTCCGTGCCAGACGATATCGCCCTGGCGCGCCTTGCCTTGCTGCGGTGGTCCAGCCACTTGCTGCGCCGACAGCTCCAGCACCGCTTCCAG
Encoded here:
- a CDS encoding NUDIX hydrolase codes for the protein MRTREDLLAALRAHRPWNDREAAMLARIVAFVEAHEDCFERTLAEGHVTGSAWVVNPERTHALLVHHRRLNRWLQPGGHCDGDPDVAATALREVLEETGIRARLVSTAVFDVDAHHIPARGAEPAHVHYDIRYLAEAPLGCRPVVSPESRDVRWIRLDEVAQWDTDDSVLRLVEKTGALSR
- a CDS encoding NADH-dependent dehydrogenase — protein: MLAWTAAAAARVAGANERVRLGVIGCGARGRYVTRWMREAGAEVVAAADVYLPNAERLRRESGGATAVFQDFRRLLERTDIDAVLVATPDHWHAGAAVAGCAAGKHVYVEKPLAYSIREGRAIVQAARRWRRIVQPGTQHRSAAHFQQCAAMVREGRIGSVHFVRAWNCVNMTPHGIGPAEPDEPPAGLDWDMYCGPAPLAPFDRKRFLGTYRWFWDYSGGYITDFGTHRFDTVHQVMGVDAPFTVTACGGRYVLQQGMDAGQMPDVLVVTYEYPGFVLQYECLLVNGLGLGLRSPDMRYYNARGPFDRPNGMAFYGTEGTLLADRVGFEIIPELQPLINAAEIAAPRFRTEARHAGARDATPEHARAFLDAVRGLRPPPVDAEAGQRATTVAHLGNISLRTGLKLRWDARREDFENQPEASRWLARTPRTGWEWATGEAAFR
- a CDS encoding oxidoreductase gives rise to the protein MHDIHFEGATRRSFLASSAAWLPASLSVHVRGSGVIRVGVIGCGGRGEAAAMNAMRAGKDVRVVALADILRDRCEEKRTSLKLRFPDQVDVPDDRLFTGFQAYRQVIEASDVVIIANAAKFHPLHLRAAIEAGRHVFVEKPHAIDPAGVKAVEEACELARKKGLCVVSGLQSRYHPGYIETIEKVHAGMIGEIVAIQETWLRPPYVVRQRRPKQKELEFQTSNQYHFHWLSGDDVPQTLIHNLDRASWVLGNVAPLRCWGMGGRSTLRGEEFGSVFDHHAVVYEFPDGVRVYAYCRTIDNCYNENSSLILGAKGRCDLLNLRITGETNWSSAQPPSKNNAYDLEHAALFQAIRAGKPLNNGDYMVRSTLIAVMGQLACYTGQELAWERVRNSNFYYPPRPEDVHENTEPPVWPQADGSYPVFTPGVTRLL
- a CDS encoding IS256 family transposase, which codes for MNRNYHTIDKQGKVGERKVAEFLVRNGQALLPMLELIEQSRLAIDELIDVMGRASLEAVLELSAQQVAGPPQQGKARQGDIVWHGTQPGRVRLKERQLKVNKPRLRKKGRGANKEVPIPAYEAMQQDATGRRMLQILLNGVSTRRYRDVIAEMADTVGVSKSTVSREAIEASEAALKQLMERRFDEVDLLIIYIDGMKFQDQCVLAAVGVDVQGRKHVLGLREGATENAEAAKDLLQHLVDHGVDPSRRRLFVIDGSKALRTAINAVFGAETPVQRCRNHKLRNVLGRLPRHQQAQTASLMRAAWKMNQKDGMAKFRQIAGWLEQDYPDAAAALLEGLEECFTINRLDILPSLHRCLATSNIVDNPHSGVRDRTRRVCRWRTGMAARWSAAAFLEIEKSFRKIMGYRDLWALKAILDGLQPATRQAVA